The following coding sequences lie in one Oncorhynchus kisutch isolate 150728-3 linkage group LG17, Okis_V2, whole genome shotgun sequence genomic window:
- the sox4a gene encoding transcription factor SOX-4a produces MVQHMSHTESTDSFSPGGDGTDTGDMDLDMDASPTPGSPLSSTGGERGNVAWCKTPTGHIKRPMNAFMVWSQIERRKIMEQSPDMHNAEISKRLGKRWKLLKDTDKIPFIQEAERLRLKHMADYPDYKYRPRKKVKTPSSKTERGERGEKGADRSRGSKSSSKRGSGSRGNSRVPKPGQGSVKLPTQVQECASPADHHTLYKSRSVTGARQIPDKPARRGYMFSGGGSLDSGPPSVGVPGSPALSSSSESCDPMSLYEDQATGVNEALSSNPSTSSPSSAVRLRYTRASSPTPSASHSSSSSLSSSSDEELEDERFELQPSPGFESMSLGSMGPCESELDRDLDWSFGECGAGSHFDFPDYCTPEVSEMISGDWLESTISNLVFTY; encoded by the coding sequence aTGGTACAGCACATGagccacacagagagcacagattCATTCTCTCCTGGTGGGGACGGCACCGATACCGGAGATATGGACTTGGACATGGACGCGTCTCCGACTCCCGGGTCTCCGCTATCCTCCACGGGAGGGGAGCGAGGCAACGTCGCCTGGTGTAAAACCCCCACGGGACACATCAAGAGACCGATGAACGCATTTATGGTGTGGTCTCAGATCGAGAGGAGAAAGATCATGGAGCAGAGCCCGGACATGCACAACGCTGAGATTTCCAAGCGGCTGGGCAAGCGCTGGAAACTACTCAAAGACACAGATAAGATCCCGTTCATCCAGGAAGCAGAGCGGCTGAGACTCAAGCACATGGCCGACTATCCTGACTACAAGTATCGGCCACGGAAGAAGGTTAAGACGCCCAGCTCCAAGACAGAgcggggggagaggggagagaaaggcgCGGATAGGAGCAGGGGTTCTAAGTCCTCATCGAAAAGAGGCTCTGGGTCTAGGGGGAACAGCAGAGTGCCCAAGCCGGGACAGGGGAGCGTCAAGCTGCCTACCCAGGTGCAAGAGTGTGCGTCTCCCGCGGATCACCACACGCTCTACAAATCCAGGTCAGTGACTGGTGCCCGGCAGATACCAGACAAGCCAGCCAGGCGCGGCTACATGTTTAGTGGGGGAGGGAGCTTGGACAGCGGGCCACCCTCTGTGGGAGTCCCAGGGAGTCCCGCCCTGAGCAGCTCGTCTGAGTCCTGTGACCCGATGAGCCTGTATGAAGACCAGGCGACGGGGGTGAACGAAGCACTTTCCTCCAACCCTTCAACATCCTCACCATCATCGGCAGTCCGCCTCAGGTACACACGTGCGTCCTCTCCAACCCCGTCcgcctctcactcctcttcctcctccctctcttcttcctcggATGAAGAGCTGGAGGATGAGCGGTTCGAGCTACAGCCGAGCCCCGGGTTTGAGAGCATGTCTCTGGGCAGCATGGGGCCATGTGAGTCGGAGCTGGACAGGGATCTGGACTGGAGCTTCGGAGAGTGTGGGGCAGGATCTCACTTTGACTTCCCCGACTACTGCACCCCCGAGGTCAGCGAGATGATCTCGGGAGACTGGCTGGAGTCCACCATCTCCAACCTCGTATTCACTTACTGA